The nucleotide window GGTCGGTACCGCCATGACCGCACCGGTGCCGTAATCCATCAGCACAAAGTTGCCGAGATAGATCGGCATCTTATGCGCGGTGACGGGATTAATGCAGTAAGAGCCGGTAAAGACCCCTTCCTTCTCGAAATCGTCACTGCTCCGTTTGATCTTGTCCTGAGCTTTTACTTTGGCGATGAAAGACTCAACTTCGGCAAGGCGCTCCGGCACTGTCAACTCCAGCGCCAGAGGATGCTCGGGAGCAAGGCTCATAAAGGTGGCGCCGAAGAGCGTATCCTGCCGGGTGGTAAAGACCCGGATCGACTGCGATTGGCCGGCGACGGGAAAATCGATTTCACAACCGGTGCTACGACCGATCCAGTTGCGCTGCATGGTCAAGACCGTCTCCGGCCAGCCCGGGAGATGGTTGGTCGCTTCGAGCAGCTCTTCGGCATAAGCGGTAATGCGGAAGAACCATTGCTCCAGCTCTTTTTGCTCAACCTTACTGTCACAGCGCCAGCAACCGTCATCTTCCACCTGCTCGTTGGCGAGAACGGTCTGGCAGGAAGGGCACCAGTTAACAAAGGAACTCTTTTTATAGGCGAGCCCTTTTTCGAACATCTGCAAAAAAATCAACTGCTCCCAACGGTAATAATCCGGGTCGCAGGTCGCCAGTTCCCGGCTCCAGTCATAGGAAAACCCCATGGACTTGAGTTGGGTGCGCATATTGGCAATATTTTCGAAGGTCCACTTTGCCGGGTGAATGTTATTCTGAATCGCCGCGTTCTCTGCCGGCATGCCGAAAGCGTCCCACCCCATCGGATGCAGGACATTGAAGCCGCGCAACCGCTTGAAGCGAGCCACGACATCGCCGATCGAATAGTTGCGAACATGCCCCATGTGGATGCGGCCTGAGGGGTAGGGAAACATTTCCAGGAGATAAAACTTGGGGAGAGATGAAGACATATCGGCAACAAACGTTGACTGCTCGTCCCAGAATTGCTGCCACTTCTTTTCGATATCCGCCGGGGTATAACGCTCCTGCATCTTCATTTCTCCACTCAACTTTGCTTAAAAGCCCCAGAAAACAGGAATACCGGCCAGGCCGGTATTCTCGCTAGACAATCAGGACAAAGAGAACAGGGTCAATTCATCCCTCGGTGCAATGACAGGCCCCATCATGTTACAGTACAAAATCCTGACTATTTGGCGCGGTAGGTAATCCGGCCACGGGTCAAATCGTAGGGAGAAAGTTCAACGGTGACCCGATCACCGGGAAGGATACGGATATAAAACTTGCGCATCTTTCCGGAAATATGCGCCAAAACAACATGACCGTTGTCGAGTTTGACGCGGAACATGGCATTAGGCAAGGGCTCAATGACCGAACCTTCTACTTCAATTGCTTCTTCTTTAGACAAACGTTCCTCCGTCA belongs to Deltaproteobacteria bacterium HGW-Deltaproteobacteria-4 and includes:
- a CDS encoding translation initiation factor IF-1 is translated as MSKEEAIEVEGSVIEPLPNAMFRVKLDNGHVVLAHISGKMRKFYIRILPGDRVTVELSPYDLTRGRITYRAK